The stretch of DNA GTGAACAGTAAGTGTACTACCAATGCTATTACATTTGAACACAGCTTCCAACTGTCATATTTTCCCACACACTTATTATTCATTGGTACCGTATACATTTATAATTTCATCATTAAACACCATTATATGTAGGTCAGGTATTGTTTCTCAAATTGTCTtcttaaggtgtgtgtgtaacagtcaAACAAGTCCTCAGGCTTTTAGGTGGTCTGATTGTAAAACATGAGGGCCAGACAAGCTACAGAATATTCAGAGGCTGAAGGTCATAACCAGGCTTTCAGTAGTTAGCTGGGATCGTTATAGATGTCAATGGTAACAAGCCCAAGTATTGATATCAATATGAGAGTATGTACCATGTAGATCTGCAAAGAAGACCTTTTGATGGAAAATAATAGATTGATTCGTCATTTCATTAGACTTCAGTGTCTTTCAAATCTTTTTCATATGCCTTCTGCTTTCCCACTGCTGATAACAGCTTATGCATTCTGCAAAGTGGGCTCAGAaggatgtgtctgtgttcaaACAAACTGACTGCAGATGGACACAGACGCCCTGAAACTCTAcagaagaaaacacacacacacagcttagaACGGAGCACACCAGATCACAGCTAAAAGTGAACATGCAATAACAAAAACACGTGTAAGATTTTACTGGACTGGGGATCTCTAATAAGAATATATACATTAAAAACAACTTATCTTTTTCACATAAATATTAGTGATTATGGTGAATCTCTTTTGTGCCCAGCAATAAAGTTAAGGGTTTTGGTTAGTCCAGGGGTTTGGGATGGTGGGGCAGATGTAAGGCTGGCTCATAGTTGCATTCAACTGTCAATCACATGATAGTCAAATGTTGAGTGATTGAGTTTAACCCAGACTTTAGGGACAGACAGGCAACAGATCAAACCAATGACCCCATCTGAACAGGGTCATCCTCAGGAGACATTCCCAAGACCAAACCTCTCCTTCCCACGAGCTCTTGTCATTCTGAACCACACGTTCCAACCCCAGGTCCAAGCCCATAAGACCACCCCACACCAAGGCAGGCACACACTACATCCTCAGGCCCAGACCTCCATAAGTCCCTAGCCTAGCCAGTTTGAGGTACCTAGCCAGTCAAAGGTTTCGGACCTACTTGCTGACAATTGGCAGCAGGTCTCCTTTGGCCTTCATGCTCTTGATCTTGGCTCTGATGTTGTCGTCCATCGCCTGCCGGCATCTGTGGGCATAGTGTGCCAGCgtctcctccttctcatcccAGGGCGCCAGCGCGTGGAACACCTCGGGGGCTGCCAGGCTCAGCTCGGCAATGGCCGCCGTGCGGGAGATGGTGTTGCGGTCCACGCCCACGCGGTCGAACGCCACCTTCATGGACACGCTGCGTTTGAACTCCTGCAGCGCCGCCATGTAGCGGGCGATCACGCCGACGACATTCTTCACTGGGGAAGGGAGACAGGGTTAGAATGCAGCTCCTGACCCTGGAAGACCTGGAAGGGTGCAGGGGTTAGGATGTAGGAGTTGGGGGTTGAGTGTAGTTAGTTAGGGTAGTTAGTGTAGTATGTAagtgtgtagggttagggtgataTGATGTAAGTGTGTAGGATACAGGGGTTAGGGTGATATGATGTAAGCGTGTAGGGTACAGGGGTTAGGGTGATATGATGTAAGCGTGTAGGGTACAGGGGTTAGGGGGATATGATGTAAGCGTGTAGGGTACAGGGGTTAGGGGGATATGATGTAAGCGTGTAGGGTACAGGGGTTAGGGGGATATGATGTAAGCGTGTAGGGTACAGGGGTTAGGGATATTTGATGTAAGTGTGTAGGGTACAGGGGTTAGGGGGATATGATGTAAGCGTGTAGGGTACAGGGGTTAGGGATATTTGATGTAAGTGTGTAGGGTACAGGGGTTAGGGGGATATGATGTAAGTGTGTAGGGTACAGGGTCTTACTCCGGACGCGCGTGTTCTCTCCGTCCCTGTTCCTCTtgctcttcaggcctctgtggCGATCCAGGGGATGGAGCTCCACCTCCTCGAAGGAGTCAAAGAGCACCGGCGAATCGAAGGCCGCCTCCTCGACAAACGACGCCATGTGGGAGCTGCCCGCCTCCGTGTGATTGGACGAGTgagccctcctcttctctggaGGGGCAGCGAGACAGTACAGAGAGAACGTGACGACACAAACAGGggatgtgggtgggtgtgtgtgcgtgcgtgcgtgtgtactgtacgtgcgTAGCGTGCAGAAGCGGTACCTGGGCGCAGTTGGTCCTGCAGGAAATCGCAGATGAGCTCGGCCTTCTTGGTGAGCTCCTGCTGGAGCAGCTCCTTGTCCTGCTTCAGGCTGCTGATGGTCTCCACCATCAGCTGGCTGCGGCTCATCTCCGCCTGCAGCAGCGAGCGCAGACGCTCGATCTCGCCCGGCGCCGGGCCCGctgcggcacacacacacaaacacagttcaaCACCCCGAATAAACGGAGCACCCGTTTCGTTGGAAAGGGCTGGAGACCACGACCGCGGTGGTGTCTAAACTGCGGAGGTCGGCGTTGAGGATAGCGTACCTGCTGCTTCTCCTGGGGTGTCCGTGTTGCTGGCCAGAGTTTGTGCTGCCAGCTCCAGCTCAGCTTTCAGTTCCCCCAGGCCTGTTTCTCCAGCCCTCAGCAGCTCCTCAGAGCCCAGGAGGAGGTCACCGGGGCTGGGGCCCGCCGGCCGCGTCTCCCTGGAGAGGCTCATGTTCTGGCTGGGCTCCTGGTGTatgaggggaggctggggtgcCAGGCCACAGGCCAGCTTGGCTAAAGAGGTGTGAGGGGCGGATGAGCAGAgtagggaagaggaggaggaggcaaccAGACAGTCTCCATCCCCAGAGGAGGGCTTGGTGGGAAAGCCGTGTCCCGCATATGGCCGGGCGGAGGCATTTGTGGCCTTGGGGTCGGTTGAGTCGGTTGCTGGAGCTTGTTGGCCGTTAGCAAGTAAGTAGTAATAGTCCTCAGACGCCTCCAGCTTGATCCTCTTCACGGCCCTGTCTTCTGACCGCAgaccccccggcccccctgggGTGCCCCCCCTCTTCCTGGCAGGGAGCTGAGGCTCATACTCCCCGTCTTCATCCGTGGCTGACGACTCGCACGCCGTGTCGAACAGGTTGCTGCCAAACTCCTCTGTGTTGTCGTCTGCCTCCGAGGGCTCGCTACAGTTGGAGAAGTCACACAAGTCCCTCGTCTGGTTATTCCCCCCTTTGGCCTTCGAGGCCCTGGCTAGGAAGCGATCACTGCCGGCGCCCGTCTGGGGCCCTGCCTCAGAGAGGATTCCCCGGTTGTCCTGGTAACATGAAACACGTTCTTTCTGCCCTGGCCTGCAGGAGGAGGTCAGAGGCCAGTGGTAGGCGTGGCCCGCACCACATCCCCACATGGCGGTGAGGTTGCCATGGGAACCCTCGGTGAGGACGTGTTTGAGGCCTGGGATAAGGCTGCAGATCGTGCCGTGGCTGTGGGCCCAGCGCACCAGCTTAGACAGGTTCTCTGAGGAAGTGTGCAGGCAGTCCTCCATCAAGAGCTCCTTTTTCCTATGAGGGAAGGGTTGTAGAATAGACAAGATTTTAATCCATGATGACAATACAATCACTTCAGAGCTCACCAACTAGACCTAGGTCATGCTAAACTTGGCTGGGATGTCCCACCGTTAAGGACTGggttgccatggtaacagcAACCCAAGCTCACTTTGCAGCTAGCTAACATTGgctgcgtttcccagattcgttaagaagctcttaagcgctaagagcttaacgaatctgggaaacgcggccattaACTATCGTTTATTATATGTTATAACCGTAACTTATgacatatatttaaaaatgaGACTATGTTAGAACTTTCAACAGTGTATGCCCCCTAACTCGCTGTTTATAGGTTCCAAAATTCGAATGTGGAAgaaaacttttgactggtatcGATGCCGTTAGTTGACCATTGAACTTCTAGATTCTAGAATGTTTGGACATGCAACCCCTCGCTGAGATGCATAGACTAACAGCATTACTATAGCCTGTTGGAATTACGTCCCGAGTGACTCATTTACCTGGCGAGCTAGCTAACTATCTAACTAACAGTAAGAGGTAGACGTGTGTCGTACAGATTATATTAGAGCTACATCCACCTACCACCGCTGTCAACAATTGACATCATTAGCCTAATCTATAACCGACAAAATACAACTATAGCTCGACCAACTAACTTA from Hypomesus transpacificus isolate Combined female chromosome 23, fHypTra1, whole genome shotgun sequence encodes:
- the LOC124485205 gene encoding uncharacterized protein KIAA1958 homolog isoform X2, whose protein sequence is MEDCLHTSSENLSKLVRWAHSHGTICSLIPGLKHVLTEGSHGNLTAMWGCGAGHAYHWPLTSSCRPGQKERVSCYQDNRGILSEAGPQTGAGSDRFLARASKAKGGNNQTRDLCDFSNCSEPSEADDNTEEFGSNLFDTACESSATDEDGEYEPQLPARKRGGTPGGPGGLRSEDRAVKRIKLEASEDYYYLLANGQQAPATDSTDPKATNASARPYAGHGFPTKPSSGDGDCLVASSSSSLLCSSAPHTSLAKLACGLAPQPPLIHQEPSQNMSLSRETRPAGPSPGDLLLGSEELLRAGETGLGELKAELELAAQTLASNTDTPGEAAAGPAPGEIERLRSLLQAEMSRSQLMVETISSLKQDKELLQQELTKKAELICDFLQDQLRPEKRRAHSSNHTEAGSSHMASFVEEAAFDSPVLFDSFEEVELHPLDRHRGLKSKRNRDGENTRVRMKNVVGVIARYMAALQEFKRSVSMKVAFDRVGVDRNTISRTAAIAELSLAAPEVFHALAPWDEKEETLAHYAHRCRQAMDDNIRAKIKSMKAKGDLLPIVSK
- the LOC124485205 gene encoding uncharacterized protein KIAA1958 homolog isoform X1, whose product is MVWNTMLARKKELLMEDCLHTSSENLSKLVRWAHSHGTICSLIPGLKHVLTEGSHGNLTAMWGCGAGHAYHWPLTSSCRPGQKERVSCYQDNRGILSEAGPQTGAGSDRFLARASKAKGGNNQTRDLCDFSNCSEPSEADDNTEEFGSNLFDTACESSATDEDGEYEPQLPARKRGGTPGGPGGLRSEDRAVKRIKLEASEDYYYLLANGQQAPATDSTDPKATNASARPYAGHGFPTKPSSGDGDCLVASSSSSLLCSSAPHTSLAKLACGLAPQPPLIHQEPSQNMSLSRETRPAGPSPGDLLLGSEELLRAGETGLGELKAELELAAQTLASNTDTPGEAAAGPAPGEIERLRSLLQAEMSRSQLMVETISSLKQDKELLQQELTKKAELICDFLQDQLRPEKRRAHSSNHTEAGSSHMASFVEEAAFDSPVLFDSFEEVELHPLDRHRGLKSKRNRDGENTRVRMKNVVGVIARYMAALQEFKRSVSMKVAFDRVGVDRNTISRTAAIAELSLAAPEVFHALAPWDEKEETLAHYAHRCRQAMDDNIRAKIKSMKAKGDLLPIVSK